A section of the Corvus moneduloides isolate bCorMon1 chromosome 29, bCorMon1.pri, whole genome shotgun sequence genome encodes:
- the LOC116436357 gene encoding keratin, type I cytoskeletal 9-like, with product MVSSGCSSPCEVSCPQPYADAWSQPCVTSCGDSRAVVYPPPVVITFPGPILSSCPQESIVGTSFPLGAMGSSGSGGAIGGSYGGGSSMGGSGGSYGGGSSSIGGIGGSYGGSGSFGGGSYGGGRSFGSGGSYGGSRSFGSRRSFGSSSGGFGGSSGGGFGGSCGGGSSFGGGSFGGGSYGGGSSSSGRFGGGNCSFFYC from the coding sequence ATGGTGAGCAGCGGCTGCTCGTCCCCGTGCGAGGtgtcctgtccccagccctACGCGGACGCCTGGAGCCAGCCCTGCGTCACCTCCTGCGGGGACTCGCGGGCCGTGGTCTACCCTCCGCCTGTGGTCATCACCTTCCCggggcccatcctcagctcctgcccccaGGAGAGCATCGTGGGCACCTCCTTCCCGTTGGGGGCCATGGGATCTTCTGGATCCGGGGGCGCCATTGGGGGATCCTACGGAGGCGGCAGCTCCATGGGGGGATCAGGGGGTTCCTAtggtggaggcagcagctccataGGGGGAATTGGGGGTTCCTATGGAGGCAGCGGCTCCTTTGGGGGTGGGTCCTATGGAGGGGGCAGATCCTTTGGCTCTGGAGGCTCCTATGGAGGGAGCAGATCCTTTGGGAGCAGACGATCCTTCGGCTCCTCCAGCGGCGGCTTTGGGGGCTCCTCTGGTGGGGGCTTTGGGGGCTCCTGTGGCGGGGGCAGCTCTTTTGGGGGGGGCTCCTTTGGAGGGGGCTCCTATGGagggggcagctccagctccggGAGGTTTGGAGGAGGAAACTGCAGCTTCTTTTATTGCTGA
- the LOC116436359 gene encoding scale keratin-like, with the protein MSSYGQLLSARCASPCEVTCGQPYVEACSEPCVSSCGDSRAIVYAPPVVVTFPGPIISSCPTESIVGTSIPEIHGGMGSGGAPPPTLRTMNCISSRCLPGCEVTFPEPCTYSRGLGPCMASCGDSTALVYAPPVYITFPGAILSSCTQESIVASSMPQPSGPHTASYSSGMGSSYGGLSRVGGSYGSGGSYGSGGSYGSGGSYGCGSSSGGMSGKGGSSGCGGSSSGGCHLRKFYTSGSRGSRLGN; encoded by the exons ATGTCTTCCTACGGCCAACTGCTCAGTGCCCGCTGTGCTTCACCCTGTGAGGTGACGTGTGGCCAGCCCTACGTCGAAGCCTGCAGCGAGCCCTGCGTCTCCTCCTGTGGAGATTCCCGAGCCATCGTCTATGCCCCACCCGTGGTCGTGACATTCCCGGGACCCAtcatcagctcctgccccacGGAGAGCATCGTTGGGACGTCCATCCCTGAAATCCATGGGGGAATGGGGTCTggagggg ctcctcctccaaCCCTGAGAACCATGAACTGCATCAGCTCCCgctgcctgcctggctgtgaGGTGACGTTTCCCGAGCCCTGCACCTACAGCAGAGGCCTCGGTCCCTGCATGGCCTCCTGTGGGGACTCCACGGCCCTCGTCTACGCCCCACCCGTGTACATCACCTTCCCGGGCGCCATACTGAGCTCCTGCACCCAGGAAAGCATCGTGGCATCATCCATGCCCCAACCCTCCGGCCCTCACACAGCCTCATACAGCTCAGGGATGGGAAGCTCCTATGGTGGCCTGTCAAGGGTGGGGGGCTCCTACGGATCTGGGGGCTCCTACGGTTCTGGGGGCTCCTATGGATCTGGGGGCTCCTATGGATGTGGGAGTTCCTCTGGGGGCATGTCAGGGAAGGGGGGCTCCTCTGGGTGTGGGGGTTCCTCCTCGGGGGGTTGCCACCTCAGGAAGTTCTACACCAGCGGCAGCCGCGGATCCCGcctgggaaactga
- the LOC116436541 gene encoding uncharacterized protein LOC116436541, whose translation MHYPGERCTPLLLPGPKFITETLPQCPAHAEAFANTCHPLSITKSPVPRWHSCPQALPAATQVSLVPCQPLVQKCVLLYPEPCETTRLLPRLEPVPKGAGLTQTLPAFERPRGDKKRVARSLPPCAPRCPEPGRLRFPPCGIRSSASCRGECRSHKVAKCPSRCAELRPPPGLTSGYSLPLRGVTECPPQQSFGHSFLQECLGGVAPHRCSKGYPTQECVTGYSSEQRLSTARSGVAVKETKECPPHKPVAKGSLLHEGTKARSSSAQHLSKSRCPHLRASPRPSRLSSAGAKRSGHSKKSRCASKWLW comes from the coding sequence ATGCACTACCCCGGGGAGCGCTGCACCCCGCTGCTCCTGCCGGGCCCCAAATTCATCACCGAGACCCTCCCGCAGTGCCCGGCGCACGCCGAGGCCTTCGCCAACACCTGCCACCCCCTGAGCATCACCAAGAGCCCGGTGCCGCGCTGGCACAGCTGTCCCCAAGCGCTGCCCGCCGCCACCCAGGTGTCGCTGGTGCCGTGCCAGCCGCTGGTGCAGAAGTGCGTGCTGCTCTACCCGGAGCCCTGCGAGACCACGCGGCTGCTGCCGCGCCTGGAGCCCGTCCCGAAGGGCGCCGGCCTCACCCAGACGCTGCCGGCCTTCGAGAGGCCCCGCGGCGACAAGAAACGCGTGGCCAGGAGCCTCCCGCCCTgcgccccgcgctgccccgaGCCGGGCCGGCTGCGCTTCCCCCCGTGCGGCATCCGCTCCTCGGCGTCCTGCCGGGGCGAGTGCCGCTCGCACAAGGTGGCCAAGTGCCCCTCGCGCTGCGCCGAGCTGCGCCCGCCGCCGGGGCTGACCAGCGGCTACTCGCTGCCCCTCCGCGGGGTCACCGAGTGTCCCCCGCAGCAGAGCTTCGGCCACTCCTTCCTGCAGGAGTGCCTGGGCGGTGTCGCCCCGCACCGCTGCTCCAAGGGGTACCCGACGCAGGAATGCGTCACCGGCTACTCCTCGGAGCAGCGCCTGAGCACCGCCCGGAGCGGTGTGGCCGTCAAGGAGACCAAGGAGTGTCCCCCGCACAAACCGGTGGCCAAGGGCTCGCTGCTGCACGAGGGGACCAAGGCCAGGAGCTCCTCCGCGCAGCACCTGAGCAAGTCCCGCTGTCCCCACCTCCGCGCGTCCCCGCGCCCCTCCCGCCTGTCCTCGGCGGGGGCCAAGCGCTCCGGGCACTCCAAGAAAAGTCGCTGCGCTTCCAAGTGGCTCTGgtga